From the genome of Candidatus Hydrogenedens sp., one region includes:
- the rplC gene encoding 50S ribosomal protein L3 — protein sequence MATGILGKKLGMTRIFTQDGQWIEVTLVQAGPCVVIQRKTKDKDGYEAVQLGFEDIKPKRCTKPLKGHFEKFGVNPKRFLKELRVEPDSPLKPGDEVKLDIFKIGDRVDVSGKSKGRGFAGVVKRFGYSGGPGTHGSNFHRRPGSIGQSAYPAEVYKGKGLPGHMGNVRVTVQNLEIVDIVPEKNLLVVRGAIPGANGELVEIKHTVKIKRKS from the coding sequence ATGGCAACGGGAATTCTGGGTAAAAAATTAGGAATGACGCGAATCTTTACACAGGATGGACAGTGGATAGAGGTGACTCTGGTCCAAGCAGGTCCGTGTGTCGTCATTCAACGAAAAACGAAAGATAAAGATGGTTATGAAGCCGTTCAACTCGGTTTTGAGGATATAAAACCGAAACGTTGCACAAAACCCCTGAAGGGACATTTTGAGAAGTTTGGGGTGAATCCGAAACGGTTTCTAAAAGAACTACGTGTAGAGCCGGATAGCCCTCTTAAACCCGGTGACGAGGTTAAACTTGATATTTTCAAGATAGGTGACCGTGTTGATGTGTCCGGAAAATCGAAGGGCAGAGGTTTTGCCGGTGTTGTAAAGAGGTTCGGATACAGTGGAGGTCCCGGAACACACGGTTCTAATTTCCATCGTCGTCCGGGCTCAATTGGGCAGAGTGCCTATCCTGCGGAAGTATATAAAGGTAAAGGACTTCCGGGACACATGGGTAATGTTCGAGTTACAGTTCAAAATTTAGAGATTGTGGACATTGTCCCTGAGAAAAATTTACTCGTAGTTCGTGGGGCTATCCCAGGAGCAAATGGTGAGTTAGTTGAAATTAAGCATACCGTAAAAATAAAAAGGAAATCATAA